In one Streptomyces marincola genomic region, the following are encoded:
- a CDS encoding dihydrofolate reductase family protein — translation MRKLVYYIAVTLDGRIAGPGGEYDFFPLGNEEQAAGYAERMNARYPEFLPTAGREMFGLADVPNRRCDTVVMGRGAYLPGLDAGMTSPYAHMRQYVVSRTLDVGIDPDVTVVPSDPLGLVRRLKQEDGGLDIWLCGGGRLAGELLPEIDELIIKSYPVVAGAGPSVFDGAFDPTLFTPTARETFDNGVLVTWCTAR, via the coding sequence ATGCGAAAGCTCGTCTACTACATCGCCGTCACCCTCGACGGCCGCATCGCCGGACCCGGCGGCGAGTACGACTTCTTCCCGCTCGGGAACGAGGAGCAGGCCGCCGGCTACGCGGAGCGGATGAACGCGCGCTATCCCGAGTTCCTGCCGACCGCCGGGCGGGAGATGTTCGGCCTGGCCGACGTCCCCAACCGCCGCTGCGACACGGTCGTGATGGGCCGCGGCGCCTACCTGCCCGGGCTGGACGCGGGCATGACCAGTCCCTACGCCCACATGCGGCAGTACGTCGTCTCCCGCACCCTCGACGTCGGCATCGACCCGGACGTCACCGTGGTCCCCTCCGATCCGCTCGGCCTCGTCCGCCGGCTCAAACAGGAGGACGGCGGCCTGGACATCTGGCTCTGCGGCGGCGGCCGGCTCGCCGGGGAACTGCTCCCGGAGATCGACGAGTTGATCATCAAGAGCTACCCGGTCGTCGCCGGGGCCGGGCCCTCGGTGTTCGACGGGGCGTTCGATCCCACGCTGTTCACGCCCACCGCACGCGAGACGTTCGACAACGGCGTGCTGGTCACCTGGTGCACGGCCCGCTGA
- a CDS encoding TetR/AcrR family transcriptional regulator C-terminal domain-containing protein: MLARSEHVHSLLLRAGLDGARLTVAVGALTYFVQGYTAAENVWRVHRRDPQDEAELRAGAQQFIEQREDRYPTLAGHARLVDDDFDGSFLLGLETILDGIAAHAGGRGTGAAGRAAGLAEREDARGHEGAV; encoded by the coding sequence GTGCTCGCGCGCTCCGAACACGTCCACTCCCTACTGCTGCGGGCCGGGCTCGACGGGGCGCGGCTCACCGTCGCCGTCGGGGCCCTGACGTACTTCGTCCAGGGGTACACCGCGGCGGAGAACGTCTGGCGCGTCCACCGGCGCGATCCGCAGGACGAGGCCGAACTTCGAGCCGGTGCCCAGCAGTTCATCGAGCAGCGGGAGGACCGCTATCCCACGCTCGCCGGGCACGCGCGGCTCGTCGACGACGACTTCGACGGGTCGTTCCTGCTCGGGCTCGAAACCATCCTCGACGGCATCGCCGCCCACGCCGGAGGCCGCGGCACCGGTGCGGCCGGCCGTGCCGCCGGCCTCGCGGAGCGGGAGGACGCTCGCGGGCACGAGGGCGCCGTGTGA
- a CDS encoding rhamnogalacturonan lyase, producing MTPADRRRRARHRRLIAAPLAGLMTAGLLAAAGTAPARAAEPAAQPAARGTERPAPGGVQLEHLDRGLAAVATEEGVFLSWRLLATEVTGHSETGLTGADFHVYRDGELLGTVTESTNYLDAEAPAGAEYRVAAVVDGVEVDLSEPVAPWSDGYYELPLDKPADGVTPAGEAYTYSANDVSVGDVDGDGQYEYVVKWYPSNAKDVSQVGYTGNVYLDTYRLDGTLLHRVDLGVNIRAGAHYTQFLVHDFDGDGRSEIMFKTAPGTKVTRYHPDGRVASERHITMPREDIRAGYGHDDDYRMSAEDYYAHVVGMFEDWHEHPEVVAGNWPATLEEAFGIAPAHDYPLSREDAEALADHFMDEYAPSRSARNNLRAFEGFILEGPEYLSVFDGATGRELDTVRYEPGRHDDGLMWGDYAMARIEPGNRVDRFLSTVAYVDGQHPSAVFARGYYTRSTLVSYRWDGHRLREDWNVDSGWTPMSNPFNDGPHGVDGTDPEFGTLTTQGFHSLSAADVDGDGRQEVVYGSATIDDDGSLLYSSFAEMPPGSADPGAQARLGHGDAMHVTDIDPARPGLEIYTVHEGGASAPLGYALRDAATGEVIYGEYTGVDTGRGMIGDVDPDEPGIETWANHPEGGTDPDGVGLWSADGRRLGERTPGTNQSIRWAGDLTAQMVAGYGYLGEDTVVEDWRRGTLLTAEGTRTNNHTKGNPSLVADVLGDWREELLVPTADSTGLRLYLSTELTGHKLYTLMHDPQYRAEVARQQTTYNQPSYTGFYLASDMDFSAVPVPDLWTPGGVAALADDLAGRVAGGEVSFLSALLLKPWTVKAELHMARGDHASAARALERFTATLEHLRGVADPARAALTHRAETLIRTLR from the coding sequence ATGACACCAGCGGACAGACGACGTAGGGCCAGGCACCGGCGGTTGATCGCCGCCCCGCTCGCCGGCCTGATGACCGCGGGCCTGCTCGCCGCGGCGGGCACCGCCCCCGCGCGGGCGGCGGAACCGGCCGCGCAACCGGCCGCGCGCGGCACCGAGCGCCCCGCGCCCGGCGGCGTCCAGCTCGAACACCTCGACCGCGGTCTGGCCGCCGTCGCCACCGAGGAGGGCGTGTTCCTCAGCTGGCGGCTGCTGGCCACCGAGGTCACCGGGCACTCGGAAACCGGCCTGACCGGCGCCGACTTCCACGTGTACCGCGACGGCGAACTGCTCGGCACCGTCACAGAATCGACCAACTACCTCGACGCCGAAGCGCCCGCGGGCGCCGAGTACCGCGTGGCCGCCGTCGTCGACGGCGTCGAGGTCGACCTCAGCGAGCCCGTCGCCCCCTGGTCCGACGGCTACTACGAACTGCCGCTGGACAAGCCGGCCGACGGCGTCACCCCGGCCGGCGAGGCGTACACCTACTCGGCGAACGACGTCAGCGTCGGCGACGTGGACGGCGACGGCCAGTACGAGTACGTCGTCAAGTGGTACCCGTCGAACGCCAAGGACGTCTCCCAGGTCGGCTACACCGGCAACGTCTACCTCGACACCTACCGCCTCGACGGCACCCTGCTGCACCGCGTCGACCTCGGCGTGAACATCCGCGCCGGAGCCCACTACACCCAGTTCCTCGTGCACGACTTCGACGGCGACGGCCGCTCGGAGATCATGTTCAAGACCGCGCCGGGCACCAAGGTCACCCGCTACCACCCGGACGGCCGTGTCGCCTCGGAGCGCCACATCACCATGCCGCGCGAGGACATCCGCGCGGGATACGGGCACGACGACGACTACCGGATGAGTGCCGAGGACTACTACGCGCACGTCGTCGGCATGTTCGAGGACTGGCACGAGCACCCCGAGGTCGTGGCGGGCAACTGGCCCGCGACGCTTGAGGAGGCGTTCGGCATCGCGCCCGCCCACGACTACCCCCTGTCCCGCGAGGACGCCGAGGCGCTGGCCGACCACTTCATGGACGAGTACGCGCCCTCCCGCAGCGCGCGCAACAACCTGCGCGCGTTCGAGGGCTTCATCCTCGAAGGGCCCGAATACCTCAGCGTGTTCGACGGCGCGACCGGCCGCGAGCTCGACACGGTCCGCTACGAGCCGGGCCGCCACGACGACGGCCTGATGTGGGGCGACTACGCCATGGCCCGCATCGAGCCGGGCAACCGCGTGGACCGCTTCCTGTCCACCGTCGCCTACGTCGACGGGCAGCACCCCTCGGCCGTGTTCGCGCGCGGCTACTACACGCGCTCCACGCTGGTGTCCTACCGCTGGGACGGGCACAGGCTGCGCGAGGACTGGAACGTCGACAGCGGCTGGACCCCGATGTCCAACCCGTTCAACGACGGCCCGCACGGCGTCGACGGCACCGACCCCGAGTTCGGCACGCTGACCACGCAGGGCTTCCACTCGCTGAGCGCGGCCGACGTCGACGGCGACGGCCGGCAGGAGGTCGTCTACGGGTCCGCGACCATCGACGACGACGGCAGCCTGCTGTACAGCTCGTTCGCCGAGATGCCGCCCGGCAGCGCCGACCCCGGCGCGCAGGCCCGCCTCGGCCACGGCGACGCGATGCACGTCACCGACATCGACCCGGCGCGTCCTGGACTGGAGATCTACACCGTGCACGAGGGCGGCGCGAGCGCGCCGCTCGGCTACGCGCTGCGCGACGCCGCGACCGGCGAGGTCATCTACGGCGAGTACACCGGCGTCGACACCGGACGCGGCATGATCGGGGACGTCGACCCGGACGAGCCCGGGATCGAGACGTGGGCCAACCACCCCGAGGGCGGCACCGACCCCGACGGCGTCGGCCTGTGGAGCGCGGACGGCCGGCGGCTCGGGGAGCGGACGCCCGGCACGAACCAGAGCATCCGCTGGGCGGGCGACCTGACGGCCCAGATGGTGGCCGGGTACGGGTATCTCGGCGAGGACACGGTCGTCGAGGACTGGCGGCGCGGCACGCTGCTCACGGCCGAGGGCACCAGGACGAACAACCACACCAAGGGCAATCCGTCCCTGGTCGCCGACGTCCTGGGCGACTGGCGCGAGGAGCTGCTCGTGCCCACGGCGGACAGCACCGGCCTGCGGCTGTACCTCAGCACCGAACTCACCGGCCACAAGCTGTACACCCTGATGCACGACCCGCAGTACCGGGCCGAGGTGGCGCGGCAGCAGACGACGTACAACCAGCCGTCCTACACCGGCTTCTACCTGGCCTCGGACATGGACTTCTCCGCCGTGCCGGTGCCCGACCTGTGGACCCCGGGCGGGGTGGCCGCGCTGGCCGACGACCTGGCCGGGCGCGTGGCGGGCGGCGAGGTGTCGTTCCTCTCCGCGCTGCTGCTGAAGCCGTGGACGGTGAAGGCCGAGCTGCACATGGCGCGCGGCGACCACGCCTCGGCGGCGAGGGCGCTTGAACGGTTCACCGCGACGCTCGAACACCTGCGCGGCGTTGCGGACCCGGCCCGCGCGGCGCTCACCCACCGGGCCGAGACGCTGATCCGCACGCTGCGCTGA
- a CDS encoding S8 family peptidase translates to MPRRPRTLRRFRTVRRPGASPVPRGSGRSRTVAVLTAALLLPATAAALPAPTGAAPEGHVLGAPGRDAVDGSYLVLLADGGEPAAEAGARLADRYGVRVVDAYDAALTGLHVHATAPQARRLAADPAVRAVKQDSVIRALPAGTQPNPPNCGLDRIDQPDLPLDGSFTYPDSAGAGATAYIVDTGIAYGHADFGGRAGPGYDATGGNGSDGNGHGTWAAGLVGGTNHGVAKEADLVSVKVLNDAGSGTVAGVVAGINWLTADAQGEPAVALVTLGGVASQVLDQAVRTSIASGVTYAIAAGGSGDDAGRYSPGRVTEAITAAASDCRDRVAGFTNHGPVVDLFAPGVGIASTWPNGTAVLSGTSGSAAFTAGVAVLYLGDHPSASPAQVGQAIDQAAAVGRLTGVPAGSPNKLLQVVPVD, encoded by the coding sequence TTGCCCCGCAGACCCCGCACCCTCCGCAGATTTCGCACGGTCCGCAGACCCGGCGCGTCCCCCGTGCCGCGCGGATCCGGCAGGTCCCGCACGGTAGCCGTTCTCACCGCCGCCCTGCTGCTCCCGGCCACCGCCGCCGCCCTGCCCGCCCCGACCGGGGCCGCCCCCGAGGGACACGTCCTCGGCGCGCCCGGACGGGACGCGGTCGACGGCAGCTACCTGGTCCTGCTCGCCGACGGCGGCGAACCGGCCGCCGAGGCGGGCGCCCGGCTGGCCGACCGCTACGGCGTGCGCGTCGTCGACGCCTACGACGCCGCGCTCACCGGCCTCCACGTCCACGCCACCGCGCCGCAGGCCCGGCGGCTGGCCGCCGACCCGGCCGTCCGCGCTGTCAAGCAGGACAGCGTGATCCGCGCCCTGCCGGCCGGCACGCAGCCGAACCCGCCCAACTGCGGACTCGACCGCATCGACCAGCCGGACCTGCCGCTCGACGGCTCCTTCACCTATCCGGACTCGGCCGGCGCCGGTGCCACCGCCTACATCGTCGACACCGGCATCGCCTACGGCCACGCCGACTTCGGCGGCCGGGCCGGTCCGGGGTACGACGCCACCGGGGGCAACGGCTCGGACGGCAACGGCCACGGCACCTGGGCGGCCGGCCTCGTCGGCGGCACGAACCACGGCGTCGCCAAGGAGGCCGACCTCGTGTCCGTCAAGGTGCTCAACGACGCGGGCTCGGGCACCGTCGCCGGTGTGGTCGCGGGCATCAACTGGCTCACCGCGGACGCGCAGGGCGAACCCGCCGTCGCGCTCGTGACCCTCGGCGGCGTGGCCAGCCAGGTGCTCGACCAGGCGGTGCGCACGTCCATCGCCTCGGGCGTCACCTACGCGATCGCCGCGGGCGGCAGCGGTGACGACGCCGGCCGCTACTCCCCCGGCCGCGTCACCGAGGCCATCACCGCGGCGGCGTCCGACTGCCGGGACCGGGTGGCGGGGTTCACCAACCACGGCCCGGTCGTGGACCTGTTCGCGCCGGGCGTCGGCATCGCCTCGACCTGGCCGAACGGCACGGCCGTGCTCTCGGGAACGTCGGGGTCCGCCGCGTTCACCGCGGGCGTCGCGGTGCTGTACCTGGGCGACCACCCGAGTGCGTCGCCCGCCCAGGTGGGGCAGGCCATCGACCAGGCGGCGGCCGTCGGCAGGCTGACCGGCGTACCGGCAGGCAGCCCGAACAAGCTGCTCCAAGTGGTCCCCGTGGACTGA
- a CDS encoding sugar O-acetyltransferase gives MGRDDERDVLDRIGRGLVYTESEAVFLDERRRADLIFAYNHTPPGDTRKRRSLLRAILGSVGERPALHPPFSAAFGSNVHIGDDFFGNVNLAFVDDVEIRIGHGVMTAPSVTLTTTGHPVHPARRVDFARFSEPIVIEDKVWIGSNVVVLPGVRIGYGSVIGAGSVVAKDVPPMVVAVGTPCRVLRDITDDDLTTRTAAADR, from the coding sequence GTGGGGCGCGACGACGAGCGGGACGTGCTGGACCGCATCGGGCGCGGGCTGGTCTACACCGAGTCCGAGGCGGTGTTCCTGGACGAGCGGCGCAGGGCCGACCTCATCTTCGCGTACAACCACACCCCGCCGGGCGACACCCGCAAGCGGCGCTCACTGCTCCGCGCGATCCTCGGATCCGTCGGTGAACGCCCCGCGCTGCACCCGCCGTTCAGCGCGGCCTTCGGCAGCAACGTCCACATCGGCGACGACTTCTTCGGCAACGTCAATCTCGCCTTCGTGGACGACGTCGAGATTCGCATCGGCCACGGGGTCATGACCGCCCCCAGCGTGACGCTCACCACGACCGGGCACCCCGTCCACCCGGCGCGCCGGGTCGACTTCGCGCGGTTCTCCGAACCGATCGTCATCGAGGACAAGGTGTGGATCGGCAGCAACGTCGTGGTCCTGCCCGGCGTCCGCATCGGATACGGCTCGGTCATCGGCGCCGGCAGTGTCGTCGCCAAGGACGTGCCGCCCATGGTGGTCGCGGTCGGTACGCCGTGCCGGGTCCTCCGCGACATCACGGACGACGACCTGACGACGCGAACGGCAGCCGCCGATCGGTGA
- a CDS encoding maleylpyruvate isomerase family mycothiol-dependent enzyme has translation MDTSRGGGAGHAWLGAPIDARPLFAPEHAALMALLRDLAPVDWGREAVPGWTVRDLAAHILGDCYGRLARARDGHRGGPSPAPGEALEAFIHRANAEWVAAFARVSPAALTDTLDLVGGQTVRYFEATDPDSPSLGVSWAGADPAPMWLDSARELTEFWTHRQQIRHAAGRGTDPDPRLWSVVLDTFMRALPHTLRAVDAPVGTQLRVRIDGPAGGTWTATATGERWSLAPPAGEHPAATVELDPETAWRLCTRGIAPDDALTLARLHGDRELAAAACRIVSIVH, from the coding sequence ATGGACACCTCGCGAGGCGGCGGAGCCGGTCACGCCTGGCTCGGTGCCCCGATCGACGCCCGGCCGCTGTTCGCCCCCGAGCACGCCGCGTTGATGGCGCTGCTGCGCGACCTCGCGCCGGTCGACTGGGGCAGGGAAGCGGTGCCGGGCTGGACCGTGCGGGATCTCGCCGCCCACATTCTGGGCGACTGCTACGGGCGACTCGCCCGCGCCCGCGACGGACACCGGGGAGGGCCGTCACCCGCGCCGGGCGAGGCGCTTGAGGCGTTCATCCACCGCGCCAACGCGGAGTGGGTGGCCGCGTTCGCCCGGGTGAGCCCGGCCGCGCTCACCGACACCCTGGACCTGGTGGGCGGGCAGACCGTCCGGTACTTCGAGGCCACCGACCCCGACTCCCCGTCGCTCGGCGTGTCCTGGGCGGGAGCCGACCCGGCACCGATGTGGCTGGACAGCGCCCGTGAACTCACCGAGTTCTGGACGCACCGCCAGCAGATCCGGCACGCCGCCGGGCGGGGCACCGACCCCGACCCACGGCTGTGGTCCGTGGTCCTCGACACCTTCATGCGCGCCCTTCCGCACACGCTGCGCGCGGTCGACGCGCCGGTCGGCACCCAGCTCCGCGTGCGGATCGACGGCCCGGCCGGCGGCACGTGGACCGCCACCGCGACGGGCGAGCGCTGGTCGCTCGCCCCGCCCGCGGGCGAACACCCCGCCGCGACCGTCGAGTTGGACCCGGAGACCGCCTGGCGCCTGTGCACCCGCGGCATCGCACCGGACGACGCCCTCACCCTGGCCCGCCTGCACGGCGACCGCGAACTGGCGGCGGCTGCCTGCCGGATCGTGTCCATCGTCCATTGA
- a CDS encoding class I SAM-dependent methyltransferase translates to MRTASPGSPGNLMSPGIAATFDELVAEGEAVPTEGWDFSWFAGRATEERPAWGYSSLLADRMRAAEAALDMQTGGGEVLAAVPVLPPVLAATESWPPNVGIARRNLAPFGATVVAMTDDAADLPFPDGHFDLVVSRHPVVTRWDEVRRVLRPGGTYLAQHVGAGSVRELTEFMMGQNPFPPPPPARPFTTRSGATPTGAVAVAESAGLVVVDVRQQALRMEFHDIAAVVHFLRKVIWTVPGFTADAYRERLVELHDFIERHGPFVAHAQRFLIEARRP, encoded by the coding sequence ATGCGCACCGCAAGCCCCGGGAGCCCCGGGAACCTCATGTCTCCCGGGATAGCAGCCACGTTCGATGAACTCGTCGCCGAGGGCGAGGCCGTTCCGACGGAGGGCTGGGACTTCTCGTGGTTCGCCGGGCGGGCCACGGAGGAACGCCCGGCCTGGGGGTACTCGTCGCTGCTCGCGGACCGGATGCGGGCGGCGGAGGCGGCGCTCGACATGCAGACGGGCGGCGGCGAGGTACTGGCCGCCGTTCCCGTGCTGCCGCCCGTGCTCGCGGCCACGGAGTCGTGGCCGCCGAACGTGGGGATCGCCCGCCGGAACCTGGCCCCCTTCGGGGCGACCGTCGTCGCCATGACGGACGACGCGGCGGATCTGCCGTTCCCCGACGGGCACTTCGACCTGGTGGTCAGCCGGCACCCGGTGGTGACGCGGTGGGACGAGGTGCGCCGGGTGCTGCGGCCGGGCGGCACCTACCTGGCGCAGCACGTGGGGGCGGGCAGCGTGCGGGAGTTGACGGAGTTCATGATGGGGCAGAACCCCTTCCCGCCGCCCCCGCCGGCCCGGCCGTTCACGACCAGGTCGGGCGCGACGCCGACGGGCGCCGTGGCCGTCGCGGAGTCGGCGGGGCTCGTCGTCGTGGACGTGCGGCAGCAGGCGTTGCGCATGGAGTTCCACGACATCGCGGCCGTCGTGCACTTCCTGCGCAAGGTGATCTGGACCGTGCCGGGCTTCACCGCGGACGCCTACCGGGAACGCCTCGTGGAGCTGCACGACTTCATCGAACGGCACGGCCCGTTCGTCGCGCACGCGCAGCGCTTCCTCATCGAGGCGCGCAGGCCCTGA
- a CDS encoding terpene synthase family protein, with protein MTQPFELPAFYMPYPARLNPHLDAAREHSPRWAARMGMLEGSGIWTGADLDAHDYPLLCAYTHPDASAEDLCLVTDWYVWVFFFDDHFLETFKRTQDRPGGKAYLDRLPAFMPLDPAAGTPEPTNPVEAGLADLWARTVPAMSAAWRRRFAESTANLLNESLWELSNINAGRVPNPVEYIEMRRKVGGAPWSAGLVEYAARAEVPAAVAASRPLRVLRDTFSDGVHLRNDLFSYQREIEDEGEMSNGVLVLETFLACSTQEAAEAVNDLLTARLQQFEHTCVTELGPLFAESGLDAASCAAVLAYAKGLQDWQSGGHEWHMRSSRYMNGAVGGGAAHAHAPAPGLAALPTLPGLPPGLGTAALRAPGGARRGPGGVTTTRRAEAARARRFRHVPHRRVGPSLLPDFPMPFDLRLNVHLDGARTRLAAWAHRVGILDGAPWTEAKLYDYDLPLCAAGLAPDAPADALDVVSGWLAWGTYGDDLYPVLFGRTHDVAGARAVTERIAQFMPVEDPNAMPVPVSGLERGLADLWPRTAGPMTLPARRRFRETIEVMTASWVWELDNQAQNRIPEPVDYVEMRRQTFGSDLTMCLARLGHGPKVPQEVYRSGPISSLENAAADYACLMNDVFSYQKEIEFEGEIHNGVLVVQDFFDCDYPAALRVIADLMAERMRQFQHVAAHELPVLYEDFGLDDEVRGILDGYVRDLENWLAGILNWHRFCRRYRESDLRRHAQGALWPLGAPTGLGTSAARITRLLGPPAARRAS; from the coding sequence ATGACACAGCCCTTCGAACTGCCCGCGTTCTACATGCCGTATCCCGCGCGGCTCAACCCCCACCTCGACGCGGCCAGGGAGCACTCGCCGCGCTGGGCCGCACGCATGGGGATGCTGGAGGGCTCCGGGATCTGGACCGGCGCCGACCTCGACGCGCACGACTACCCGCTGCTGTGCGCGTACACGCACCCGGACGCCTCGGCCGAGGACCTGTGCCTGGTCACCGACTGGTACGTGTGGGTCTTCTTCTTCGACGACCACTTCCTTGAGACCTTCAAGCGCACCCAGGACCGGCCGGGCGGCAAGGCGTACCTCGACCGGCTGCCCGCGTTCATGCCGCTCGACCCGGCCGCGGGCACCCCCGAGCCGACGAACCCGGTGGAGGCCGGGCTCGCCGATCTGTGGGCCAGGACGGTGCCTGCCATGTCGGCCGCGTGGCGGCGCAGGTTCGCCGAGAGCACCGCCAACCTGCTGAACGAGTCGCTGTGGGAGCTGTCCAACATCAACGCCGGCCGCGTGCCCAACCCCGTCGAGTACATCGAGATGCGCCGCAAGGTCGGCGGCGCGCCCTGGTCGGCGGGTCTCGTCGAGTACGCGGCGCGCGCCGAGGTGCCGGCGGCCGTCGCGGCGAGCCGGCCGCTGCGCGTGCTGCGCGACACCTTCTCCGACGGCGTCCACCTGCGCAACGACCTGTTCTCCTACCAGCGGGAGATCGAGGACGAGGGCGAGATGAGCAACGGCGTCCTCGTGCTGGAGACGTTCCTCGCGTGCTCGACGCAGGAGGCCGCCGAGGCCGTCAACGACCTGCTGACCGCGCGCCTCCAGCAGTTCGAGCACACCTGCGTGACCGAACTGGGCCCGCTGTTCGCGGAGTCCGGGCTCGACGCCGCGTCCTGCGCCGCGGTCCTCGCCTATGCCAAGGGACTTCAGGACTGGCAGTCGGGCGGCCACGAGTGGCACATGCGCTCCAGCCGGTACATGAACGGAGCGGTCGGCGGTGGCGCGGCGCACGCGCACGCGCCCGCGCCCGGCCTCGCTGCGCTGCCGACGCTGCCCGGGCTGCCGCCAGGACTCGGCACCGCGGCCCTCCGCGCGCCGGGCGGCGCGCGGCGCGGCCCCGGCGGCGTGACGACCACCCGCAGGGCGGAGGCGGCCAGGGCCAGGCGGTTCCGGCACGTGCCGCACCGGCGCGTCGGGCCCTCGCTGCTGCCGGACTTCCCCATGCCGTTCGACCTGCGGCTCAACGTGCACCTCGACGGCGCGCGGACGCGCCTGGCCGCGTGGGCGCACCGGGTCGGCATCCTCGACGGTGCGCCGTGGACCGAGGCCAAGCTGTACGACTACGACCTGCCGCTGTGCGCCGCGGGGCTTGCCCCCGACGCACCGGCCGACGCGCTCGACGTGGTCTCCGGCTGGCTGGCATGGGGCACCTACGGCGACGACCTGTACCCGGTCCTCTTCGGCCGCACCCACGACGTGGCGGGCGCGCGGGCCGTGACCGAGCGGATCGCGCAGTTCATGCCCGTCGAGGACCCGAACGCGATGCCGGTCCCGGTGTCAGGGCTGGAACGCGGCCTCGCGGACCTGTGGCCGCGCACCGCGGGGCCGATGACGCTGCCCGCGCGGCGCAGGTTCCGCGAGACGATCGAGGTGATGACGGCGAGCTGGGTCTGGGAGCTGGACAACCAGGCGCAGAACCGCATTCCCGAGCCCGTCGACTACGTCGAGATGCGCCGGCAGACGTTCGGCTCCGACCTGACGATGTGCCTGGCCAGGCTCGGGCACGGCCCGAAGGTGCCGCAGGAGGTCTACCGCAGCGGTCCGATCAGCTCACTGGAGAACGCGGCGGCCGACTACGCCTGCCTGATGAACGACGTGTTCTCGTACCAGAAGGAGATCGAGTTCGAGGGGGAGATCCACAATGGTGTGCTGGTGGTGCAGGACTTCTTCGACTGCGACTACCCGGCGGCGCTGCGCGTGATCGCGGACCTGATGGCCGAGCGCATGCGGCAGTTCCAGCACGTCGCGGCGCATGAGCTACCGGTCTTGTACGAGGACTTCGGGCTCGACGACGAGGTGCGGGGCATCCTCGACGGGTACGTCCGCGACCTGGAGAACTGGCTGGCCGGCATCCTGAACTGGCACCGGTTCTGCCGCCGGTACCGCGAGAGCGACCTGCGCAGGCACGCGCAGGGCGCGTTGTGGCCGCTGGGCGCGCCGACGGGCCTCGGCACCTCGGCGGCCAGGATCACCCGGCTGCTCGGCCCGCCCGCGGCGCGCCGGGCGTCGTAG